The genomic DNA GCTGCCCGTCTCCGGGAAATATAAATTAGACGAGGAACTGATTACAACTGGTGAAGTCGAGCCGCTCGGCGAGCTTGAGGAGCTCACCGGTGGGTTGAAGCTGCAGGGGATGGATTTCGATACGATGTTCAGGATCGGCGACAACCCTGTCCGGGCCACGCTTATGCATGACGATGGATATGGCCTGATCTACTCGGCCGACCCCGCTTATTTCAAGCATTGGGTGCTGTATACGAAGGGGACAGCCGACCAGTTTCTGTGCATCGAACCTTATACCTGGCTCCCGGATGCGCCTAACTCGGGATTGCCCAACGAAGATACAGGGCTCATCGAGCTTCAGCCCGAGCAAAGTCTGGAGCTTAACCTGCAGTTGGAAATGATCCACCCCGAACCTAATTAAGTTCTATCTGCAGCTTTGAACGGGATCTATGGAATGAAGCAAGCAATTCTCTGCGGAGAATTGCTTTTTTGTGCGTTGCAATAATTACCAGAGCTATAGCTAGAAACAAGACTGCATATTTTAGCTCACGAAATCCATACTAAATTCACAAAGGCAAAGGAGGTGACAAACATGGCAAACGGAAGCCGTTCCAACAACCTTGTCGTTCCTCAAGCGAACGCTGCTCTGCAGCAGCTGAAATATGAAGCTGCACAAGAACTGGGCGTTCAAATTCCACAAGATGGTTACTACGGTAACTATACTTCCCGCGAGACCGGGTCTCTCGGAGGTTATATTACAAAACGTCTGGTTCAAATCGCTGAACAGCAATTGTCGGGTCGTTCTAACCAGTAATTAGCTTGTTCTATTCGCCGATAAAAAGGCAGGCGGTCTGCAATTTAGCAGGTCGCCTGCCTTTCCCATCGTTTCAAGCGTATGATTACACACGTTATTACAGGCATGTTATGAGATATCATGATATGTACTCGCCGGGTCCTTTCTCGAATAGCGCTGTATCATCAAATTCGCCATGTTGTAATTGGATTCCAAGATAGCATCCACAATAATCGTATCCTGCCGCAGTGCAAACTCATAGCTAATTTCCCCGTGCGTCCAGTAACGTTTGAACCTCAAGGCTTCAATAGCCATCGCTTTAAACGATTTCAACTGCTGATTTGTTAATCCTCTATCCTCCTCAGACAATTGTCCGTTACGACCTGCAATCGGATTATGGCGGATACCGAATTTCCCAATGGCATTATTGCGAATTTGAATAAAAACAGTTCCCGAGGTCATGCCGGATAATTCTTCTTCAAGCTCCTTAAACACCATGTCAACCTGCCTGGCAAGTGAAAGCTGGTCCGTCTTCAGCATATCCACCCTCCCTTCACATATAATTCCCCATCTAGGGCTTACGCCTCATT from Paenibacillus woosongensis includes the following:
- a CDS encoding alpha/beta-type small acid-soluble spore protein, producing MANGSRSNNLVVPQANAALQQLKYEAAQELGVQIPQDGYYGNYTSRETGSLGGYITKRLVQIAEQQLSGRSNQ
- a CDS encoding O-methyltransferase, with amino-acid sequence MLKTDQLSLARQVDMVFKELEEELSGMTSGTVFIQIRNNAIGKFGIRHNPIAGRNGQLSEEDRGLTNQQLKSFKAMAIEALRFKRYWTHGEISYEFALRQDTIIVDAILESNYNMANLMIQRYSRKDPASTYHDIS